Within the Mus caroli chromosome 10, CAROLI_EIJ_v1.1, whole genome shotgun sequence genome, the region ACATGCTTGTCCTGGtccctattatatatatatatatcaaggatAAGGGAGGTAGCTGTGTCATAGAGACCTGTGTCCAAGGACATGGTGGGCTCTGAACCTTGGGCAACCATTGGTCCCTGGCCTTTGTTACTTTCAGCTGGGTCCAGCTGCTGCTCACACTGAGAGCCCTCAAGACAGGAAAGTCCTACCAGCCATCAACGACTATGCCCATGTCTGAGACATCTGTGGCAGGCCTGATCCTGTCCCCTCGAGCCCTTGGGTGCCCTGACATCCCTGGGATCCTAGGTCCCTTGACTGGAGGTTAAGTCAGGTGTGGGGACATGAGGTGACCCCAGGACCTTGTGGCCCTGAATTGGACTAGGAAACCACTACACATAGGGCATGAAAGCCTGTCGGGGAGAGCAGCCTGGCCACAGCTGTAGTCAACCGTGGGGGTACTACAGATAGCATCTGGTGAAGGGCTGTGTGTGAGGAGCCTAGGGGAAGACACTAAGGAACAACTGTAGGGCAGCGAGCCATGGGTGCCTGTGGGTGCTGCTGACTgaggtgctgtgctgtgctgtgctgtggaagCCACAAGCACTGGGTCTCAGAGCATCAGAGCCACAGGGAGGTCACAGGATCTTATCCTGAATTTAAGGTGATGGCTTCATTGCAAGTTTAGTCTGTAAAGGAGAGACCTGCAGTCGTTTCTTCTTGgggtgttttgctttgtcttaacacagggtttctctgcttagccctggctctcttggaactcactctaggtccctagaccaggctggcctcgaactcacagggctcctcttgcctctgcctccacctcctgagagctgggattaaaggtgtgcaccactaggCTCACCTTTTTGTAACTTGCTGTAGCTGATATGCTGGCTCATGGCTGTCATTCCAGCAGTGGTGAGGTTTgaggcctgggctacatagcgtCAAGTCAGCCAGgctcagagacagagggagatgagatctgacgccctcttccggggtgtctgaagacagctacagtgtacttacatatagtaaatatttttttaaaaagaaaagaaaaaaaagagcaaactcTTGAGTCAGTCAGTGGGCAGGTCAgccatgtatgcatgtatgtacaataATATCCAACATGGATGCCTCAGAGCCAAAGAGCCAGCATCCCCAACATGCTTGTCCTGGTCtctattatatatattagatatccAGGATAAGGGAGGTTGCTATGtgcctcaaaaaagtaaaaaagaaaaagcacaggctgtggatgggtgggtggactCCTCCCCATTCACTGTGCCCCAAGTTCCGCCCCCAGCAGCCCCAGGTGTGACAACAGTAAGTTCAGAATCAGAGCAAATTatagagcaagaccctgtctcagagtaAGCAGGGGACTGCAGCTGCAGCTTAGGGAGTGAGCGGGCAAGCAGTGCTCTCcatcctgggctccatccccagcacccaggaaaccAGACTTTGTGCTAAGCACCAGCTGAGCTTGGTTGGAGGACAGAAGAACACGTCTTTTCTTCTAAGTACTCAAACGCAGCCTTGCTATTTTATCGAGAGCCGTTGTGGCCCAGCACCACCATCCCCCGACACACACACTCCGTGCACACACTGTTTAACATTTTTGATACAGGGTCCTCTGTACCTGAGTGCGTCCTCAGTACTGATAGCCCTCTCTCCCATTGTAGGATGACTGGCTCAGAACGAGGCTTGCCCCTCCTTACCCAGTACATTCTGGGCCTGTGTGTACCAAGGTCGCAGTGGAGACAGCCCTGGACTGCAGTTCTGCATTTCCCGGGGATATGTGGGAGCAGTGGGCATCCACCAGGATGAGAAAAGGGGGTGTTGGGGTAGGGAAACCAGCAGGTGGCAGAAGAGCCAAGCTAGGCTGTGGGACTACAGACAGGGGTCTAGTGGGGCACCCGAGCAAcctgtgcaaaggtcctgaggcaaGAGAGTAGCAGACTCCAGGTTAACAATGTCCCAGTATGGTGAAACATGGACTTGAGAGCCAGCTTAGGCACTAACTAGTGCTGGAGTCAAAACCACCAatttcagggggctggagagatgggtcaatggttgaaaggactggctgctcttccagagaatccaggttcaattcccagcacccacatagcacagacatatatgcactCAAATCAACAATGTACATAAAAACGCCAGgcgtgggctggtgagatggctcagtgggtaagagcacccgactgctcttccgaaggtccagagttcaaatcccagcaaccacatggtggctcacaaccatccgtaacgagatctggcgccctcttctggagcgtctgaagacagctacagtgtacttacatataataaataaataaatctttaaaaaaaaaaaaacaaaaacaaaaaaacgccAGGCGtgatagtgcacgcctttaatcccagcactcaggaggcagaggcaggcggattgaggccagcctggtctacaaagtgagttccagcacagccagggctttacagagaaaccctgtctggaaaaacaaaaacaaaaaaaagtacataaaataaaataaaataaaaaaacatcgTCACTTCTGTTCTTCAAGGGCTTTAGCCACACCCCCAAGTATTCCAACTTGCCCAAATGTACCACCCACTCTTAAAGTGATGCATCCCGAGTCAGCTCAGGGTGTTGATCTCCCACACAGGCCCTTCCTCACCCTAGGGACTCTGTGGCTAGAGGAAACAACACATGGCTCAACTCCACAGAGCACACGAGCCTAGATAGAGCCAGCAGGCCTGGGGGGACCACCTCAACTCCCAGGTGACAGTGCAAGGCCTGGTCCTGGCTTTGGACCAGGAATCTTCGCATCCGGAGTGGGAGCCTTGTGCGCTGTAGGGATCGGGACTCTTGCATTGCAGGGTGCTGCCCTGCAGTCCTGGGGGCAGGCCCTGGGTGGGACGACCCAAGGTTTTCCTTCACATTCCCCATACCCAGCTGGTCTCAGCAATCTCCCAGCCCTAGAAAGGCGCACTAGAGCCACAAAGGAGCCAAGCAACCCTAAAATCTTAATCCTTTAATTagtttccctctttccttctctttgcttccaCGAGGAGAGAAGAGGGACCTCTGACGCCTGAACATGGCTCATGGCCCCTGGGGTGCCAGGCAGGGTCCTGGGCTCCGGGTCACATGCAGCCCCGGCAGGAGGCCCATGTACTGCTGAGGTCCCTGCAGATTGGCTAGGCGCGTTGGCTGGGCAGCTCCTGGGAAATGAAGCGGCGTAGGCGCTCCAGGTATTGACTGTACAGCTCAATGTCATTGTGCCCAGCGCCCTCCACCCACAGCGGCTCCACGGCCTTTGGGCAGCGCTCATACAGTGCCAGCCCGTGAGAGAAGTCGATCACCTCGTCCTCTGTGCCGTGGATGATGAGCACCGGTGACGTGATCTTCGACACCTTCTCGATGCTGAGGGAAAAGATGCACAGGCTGGAGCCCCACCCTTTCTAATGCCCCGCCCTTTCCCAAGCCCCGCCCCCATGCTCACTTAGGGAAAGCATCGAAGCAGTAGGTCTTCTTGGTGTCAGGGAAGGCCACCCGCATGCCCGAGGTGAGAGGCGAGTGCAGAACCACTGCAGCACACTCGTAGCGTGACGCCAGATCCACTGTGGGCACAGTGCCAATGCTCTGGCCATACAGGATGATACTGTCTGGGCTGATGCCATACCTGAGCGACAACAGGAGCAGGGTCAGCAGGCCTGGAGATGAGCAACTCCCAGAGCCCTGCCAAGCAGTAGTTCCATGGCTTTTTCCTCAGTCCCTCCCACGGGGTGGGGGTCAGGGTGACAGTGCCTGACTGTGGAAAGCTTTGGACCTAAGATTCCAGACCAAAAGTTCCTGTTCCCTTCTGACCTAAGAACAGAGGGCTGTCTCTTCCCAGTGCTGCCTCCCCACCAATGTGGGTCTCTGGGAATTTAGGAAACTGTGTCCTCGGATGTTCGGCCCAGTTTAAGGTCCCCAGAGTCCTTCCTGCCCAATTAGAAGCTTGCAATGTGGCAGTGCAGCCAGCTCATTCCTAACGCCTCTCCTGCCATTCCCAGCCCAGCAGATCCGTGCGGCGACTTACCCTGGCTGAGCTGCCTAGTGCTGCCCCTGCCATAGTTCCCACAGCTGTCTCAGacaagcctccacaggagccTCCCCTGATGCCAGGCAGGAAGTGGACCACCTAGGGGCAACCCACACTGCGCCTGTGCTGATCAGCTCTGCCTGCTCAAGCCTAAACTCCTCCCACCATAGGGGGCGGCCCCTTTAGAGAGTCGCCCCTACCTCAGGAGTTCCCTGCAGTCAGTGCTGTGGGACAATGGACAGAGTTCAGCATACACAACAGTGGCTCTCCAGACAGTGTGCACAAGGGAGTCAGCCCAGGCAGGGTACAGGCACCTTGGCACAGGGGGAGGAGCACTCAGACAGGTCCCCAGTGCCAGCATCAATAGTGCCTGGGGACCCAACTCAGTGATACCTGGCACATCTCCAGTGCAACCAGGGCTCCCAACTCCCCAGGGCTGTCAGAGTTCCAGAGCCACCTGGGGCCCTAATCAAGAGTAGGGACCTCCAGAAGTATGGGTGGATGGTCTCAGCCCCCTGCATGGGCCCTTCTCtatgaaggagaaaaaggagcccTGGTGAGGTGGGATGAGATGGGGTGACCGGGCAAGCAGACTGACAAGGGCACAGACCTGCTGCCTACCGTCACTTGGGCACCCTCTAGTACAGCTTCCCGGCCCTCCTGCCACCTGCCCCAGAGCAAGTTCAGCTAATGGCACAGTCCTTGGCACTTGGGCTACCAACTGCCTGCTCCTAAGTTCCTCGATGGCTATCTCCTAGACCCAGGGTCCTCTGTTCACTGTCAGACCAGGTAGAACTTCCCTTTTCCTGTAGACGGCAAGGACCAAGGTCCCATCTGCCACTGACACTCCCCAACACTGCTGCCCTAAGAGCAGAGCCCTCACCTGGTACGCAGGGCCTGCCAGGCTGCATCAATGTCAGCATAGAGGTTCTTCTCCGAGGGCCGGCCAGAGCTGATCCCATAGCCAGAGTAGTCATAAGAGAAGATGTTGCAGCCGATGCGTGTGCCCAGGCCAACATAGAAGCTGCACATCTGGCCCAGGTCCACTGCATTGCCATGCGAGAAGAGAACGGTGTACCTGGGTATGCAGGTGAGAGGGCACAGCACAGCTGACCACCCACACTGAGCCAGCAGCACCCACTGTCTCCTCTATTCAGAGCTCCACGGCTGGCCTCCCACAGCATGACAGGGACTAGCTGGGGATGGGACCTGAAGGCTGTTAAGTCCTATAGCCTTAGGCCTGCCTGTGGTCAGCCATCAGGCCTTAGACCCCATCTACAGTGGGACCCGCTGTGAGTTCAATCTTCAATAGACACAAGCCCAGGCCAGGAGGCCAAGAGCCATCTCATGCCCCCATGAAACAGAACTGTGTATAAGAAGAGCCTactcgccgggcatggtggcacacgccttcaatcccagcacttgggaggcagaggcaggcggatttcttagttcaaggccagtctggtctacaaagtgagtgccaggatagccagggccacacagagaaaccctgtctcgaaaaaccaaaataaataaataagtaaaagaagaGCCTACTCCTTCCAGTGGATGCTCTATTGCTAGGGGGAGGACTAGGTCCCACCCCTGGCCACCAGAAATCTTTTGAGATCCATCCTGCCCAGTTGACCTCTGGCCAACCCAGACAGACCTGTAATAAGACCAAGACCTGTGTCAGGTTAAGGCCATGCACCTGCCTGGCCCTGCACAGGTGTCTTCCTGAAGCACCCGCCTGACTCCTAAGTAAAGGCTTGCCCTTTAGACTCCAGACTCGACCTGGGAAAGCTGTCACCTCTCCACCTCACCCTTTGGTGGAGACTTGAAAGCAAGAACATGAAAGTGGGGTCTCCTGTGCTTTACAAGAGGGGTCAGGTGGGCCGAAAGACAGGGCAGTACAGAACCAAGGCACCCCTGCTGTGAGCCCTGGGAGGGGGCAGCTCACCTGGCACCCGGTACACAgcgcacatacatgcaggcgATGCGGTTGGCGCGCGCGCTCTTGGTCACGAAGACCTCAATGGTATCCAGCTCGCGCTGGCCATACTGGAAGTCAGCACGCTCTGTCAGGTGGATCTTCCAGCGCCCGGGTGTGGCCGCTGAGGTCCGTAGGGGACCCGAGGGGGCAGCGCCGGCCCCACCGGGCCCCGGCTCAGGTTCAGGTACCAGAGAGTAGGTGGGATCGGGAGGCAGGAAGGCGAGCTTGGCAGCGATGCGGCCCGGGCAGGGTGGGCAGCAGAACAGGCAGCAGAGCTCGCTCACCGACAGGCCGTTCATGGCGGGCGCCGGGCCCGCGCTGGGCCAGGGGAGGGGCGGGGGTGCTCCGAGATGCCGGCAGCTCGCGGGCTGCACACCTCAGTCCCGTTAGGAGGCCGCAGCCCGGCCCCATCGCGGTCCAAGGCGAGCCCCCGGGAGCCTCACAGCCACAGGTCTCCATGCCATACAGTGGGATACCCTGCAGGGGACACCAACATGTAGGTTCCCTCCAGGAATCTAGGGTAGAACCAGGTACCAGCCTGTGCCAGGCAGGGAGGAAGGCGTGTCCCCACATCCACGGTCTATCTTGATCCTCTTGGCCTGCCCACAACCTAGCTCTCCCGGGCCTCTGTGGCAGAAATCATTCTATGTATGGCCCCCAGCTTCTGCCATTCCAGCACCCCCAGGCCTATGCCCAGACACTTCTGTCTGCCCCACCAGTTTCTCCCTCAGTCCTTGAAGGAGTTATCCTCCAAAACAGGTAACAAAAGCAGCTCCAAGTTTTGAGCCAAAGGGATCCAAAGACTATAGGCTCCCACGCAGGAGGATGTGGAGGGTAAGCCACGGGGCCTTGGAACACAGAGACAGAGCCCAAAGGAGGAAACAGACACAAAGACCGGGAACAAGGACAGGATGCATGCCAGACACAGGGCCCCACTGACTGGGACAATGGTTTGTCCCCGTGCttggggccgggggtgggggggtctccCGCGGGGTCAGGGCAGCTGTGGCCTCCAGCAGCTGCAACCTCAGGGTTCAGTCACCCAACCTCCCAGGCCTGCCTCAGAGAGGCAGCAAACTGCAGAAGGGAagtgaaatgggggggggggggcagggcctGACTCCAATAGAAACCCAAATGCTCCATTTCTGCAGGACATCCTAAAATGTGTTCAAGTGACACCAAAGCCACTTCCACTGTATGCTGAGCTGCCAATGGATAGATACAGAGACATTTCCAGAAAAGCCCACAACCATCTCTCACAAcctgggaggaaggcaggagactTCATAgtgcaattttgttttgttttgttttgttttttgagacagggttcctttgtatagccctggctgtcctggaactcactttgtagaccaggctggcctggaactcagaaatccgcctgcctctgcctccaaagtgctgggattaaaggcgtgcaccaccacacctggctcatggTGCAATTTTAACAGGATATCAACCTACACCTGGGTTTTAGGTCACAGCATATAAATCCACAGGGACAGAGGGACATGGATAACAGGCAAAGGGAGACACATGACACTCAGGCAGCTGTGCCCCCCGCCCCACATTTTTGGATCCCTGTGAATCTGAGGTGTAAGACCACTGGGGAGAGGGATAGCCCAGTCCCTAACAATTCAGGGAC harbors:
- the Abhd17a gene encoding alpha/beta hydrolase domain-containing protein 17A, which produces MNGLSVSELCCLFCCPPCPGRIAAKLAFLPPDPTYSLVPEPEPGPGGAGAAPSGPLRTSAATPGRWKIHLTERADFQYGQRELDTIEVFVTKSARANRIACMYVRCVPGARYTVLFSHGNAVDLGQMCSFYVGLGTRIGCNIFSYDYSGYGISSGRPSEKNLYADIDAAWQALRTRYGISPDSIILYGQSIGTVPTVDLASRYECAAVVLHSPLTSGMRVAFPDTKKTYCFDAFPNIEKVSKITSPVLIIHGTEDEVIDFSHGLALYERCPKAVEPLWVEGAGHNDIELYSQYLERLRRFISQELPSQRA